taaattctttttctagtgtatcgctatttataaattTTACCCAAAAAAATCGCTAtttgctatgtagcatataggtcccttgtcgctattcgctattaacaactatggatTAACCAAACAAAAGGAACCATTGAACTACTTACTGAGGGATCGAATGGTTTTCCAACTGTTGGTACAACGGCCACCTGTAAGCTCCTCATTATTTCCACAAATTGTTTATAAATCCCTTGGTAACTTGCATCAATCTTCTTCTCCTGCTCTGTTTCCAGCTTCAATTGATGCTTTGCTCTCTCGAAATTATCAACCATGGGCAAAAGACTCTCGATCACTTCCCCTTGGGCATTACTTCTAATGCTAAGCCTCTCCTTCTCTGACCTTTTTCTAAAATTCTCAAAGTCCGCTTGCAACCGGATATATCTTTCCTTCCCGGAATTTGCCTCTTCTGACAATGCCGTCACCTGCCCAAATAatttatttttctcattttctagATGAGATAATGTAGCCTCTATTTCAGATGTAGTTGTGTCATCTTCATTGAGGACAGCTTCTTTGTAAAGCAGAAGCAGGGACTTGACGCTCAATACACTCTCCTGATTTCTATCGCTTTCGGATTCGTCTAATTGAGCCTCGTCTTCACTTGTCTGCCCAGCAAAAATGTATgagataaaaaaaaaagaacataTAATTAAGCAGTCAGCTAGTATAAAGTCAAACAAACAGACTGAGACTTTAGCTCCAACATCGATATTAGTTATACCATGCTTCCTGCAAATTTTGATGTTGGTTTTAGATTTTATATGAAACTAGAGATGGTAATAAGCCGGGTATGTGACTGGTTTTTGTAATCCTACTCCCAAACCTGTTTGCAAAAACCATGAACTACCGTTGGAACACAAATTCTTGTAATTTCTATGTTTTTGATAATTTCAAGTTTCTTCTAACAACTTTAAAATCATATTTGGTTTCAACGCGGGTAAACACATATGCACCGATTTCGGGTAATCGAGGGGGTATCACCTAATAGTAATACCATACCCATCCGTCCCAAGCCCAAACTGTGAAAGAAATTATAATTAACTGCATATCTGAATACCTGCCCTAAGTCCCaacataatataataaaatacccATCAGGTTCAAGTATTTGACTGTTATGGGTTGAACTCAAAAGTTAAGTTCTAAATTCTTTTCAGCTAGCTAATGAAACAAATTGACATTCAGAAGGATATGAGTAAATCAAGTATCCTTTGGCCATAGGCTAAAATTAATAAAGATGCATGCTTTATAAATATTCTATTGTTAGGTTAGGATGATGTTAAAATTACCGTAAAATGTTCATGAAAATGAAATGACACGTAGC
This genomic stretch from Helianthus annuus cultivar XRQ/B chromosome 8, HanXRQr2.0-SUNRISE, whole genome shotgun sequence harbors:
- the LOC110873266 gene encoding protein GrpE: MAALPLSHQYSLCTHHRLSALKSPQFGPKNLSFQQPILGLSRSFQFHTSSPPQNLRFSFSTAKDTTVETSEDEAQLDESESDRNQESVLSVKSLLLLYKEAVLNEDDTTTSEIEATLSHLENEKNKLFGQVTALSEEANSGKERYIRLQADFENFRKRSEKERLSIRSNAQGEVIESLLPMVDNFERAKHQLKLETEQEKKIDASYQGIYKQFVEIMRSLQVAVVPTVGKPFDPSVHEAIAREESKEFSEGIVIEEFRRGFVLGERLLRPAMVKVSSGPGQADPSTQESTEQS